aaacagacGTCTATTTAGTCAGTTACAGATAATAcagaaatattttataattttttttgaatATCCATACCTGCACATTTCGTTGTGATGGAGCAATTGTACCATAGTTCattaaaacaaatgagaaattGCCATTTGAAATCAAAACCACTTGGAAAGATGTTTCCTGTAAGTATATAAAgagttttcaatattaaattTCAAAGTCGttctatttaaatgttttactaGAGAGAGGGAAACTGAGTTTCTTACTGTTCCTGAATTTGAATAATACGCCACTCTGTCCCATGTTGCAACAAAGACCCATGAAGCAGAAAAGTTGAGATCAGGgaagtattggtttatgtctTGTGTAGCTTGTGTCAGGACACTGCCAGAGGTGTACTGCTGATATGAGATAACACCGTTGTAACGGTTATCAATATCAGTCCAGAATGGAGCAATGAGGTCTATTCCACCATATGCTGGGAAGCTGTATGGAGAGAAGCTGTACCATGCTGCATTAAAAGTCAAGTGTCCATTGTTGTTAACCTGAAAAGATGTGGATTTATTTTCATGGTCAGATccataaaaacataatttagtaACAAAACTAACTTCTTTTATTTGATActtattcattttaattatttagaAGTAAATAGATTTAACCTGAAGTTATAGAAAAAATTGACTTGCATAAGTTTGGTTGTATGTGTgtccaaaaaatataaactgttGCAGGAGGTAAATCACCACAGAACTTCCATCATCAATGCGTCCATTCACTGTGTCTCCAATTCCATATGGATAAAATGAACCTATGtctaaaatatataatacagagCATTAAAGAGTAAAATTAGAATAACAAAGAATTAGTGCATATTCAGGGCTCTCACGCACTCCAGGcacatactgtatttttcaCGTAGAAAgactatttatcatatatttaatatgcagCAGTGTCCAAAATGTATCTGGGCGAGCCATTCTCTCTATGGAACCTGACAGGAATCAAGCACATGTCCCCTGAAGTTCTTAAGGGCCGGGGAAACCCGCATCCGGCTCACGTGTACGCGCCAGCGCAGCTTTCAAAGTATACTCACCGCGGCTACGCATGGATGGCTGTGTTGGACAcgtacgcaatacaaatgatttacaATATAAATGCATGCACTTGAacttcaaatagatttgattggctgtcaatggtttatcgttcatcagGTGGGAAAAAAATCGCCCAGACAGCGATCACAAAATCGTTCACTGTATCTTTATCATTATagtctctttaatataaaagattttcaaatctatattttttatagttatcgttattgtTATAATGTGAATGGCCCTTTAATCGGGGGCTGCCTATTTGTTTGGGTTGTTTGGCTTGTGCGTCAGATTAGGACATTTAAAtctctgcactgtaaaaaattagctgtaattttgcagctggttgccagtaacttactgtagaagataaagactgaaaatgtttcgtgttcatttaactttaaacaaactgttgccagtaaataacataaatgtaaaatctacagtaagttactggcagctagttgccagtaatactgtaatttttacaaaaaaattttaCAGTGTGCATTTGTACTTATGTACTTATGACTTTCAAGAAATTTTGTAAACCCAACCAAactcaaccatataaaacacaacatgcaaGCAGGCTATGGTCgcaggtatttattgcataaactGGCAATAAAGTATCACAAACAACGTTGAAAACCTTGATCCAAATAATAACTTAAATAAAGAACTCTGTGAACAAGCACACAGGCAGgtctcattcaaacataaaccatAAGATTAAAGCATGAAGCATTCTGTCACAAGAGAGTCAGTACCATTAAATCTTAAATTTATAATGAACTAAAGGTAGAGGGTATAACATTGAATCATACCTGCACTTCTTTTGACCATATTATGTTGGGGTGGCTCATTTACAGAGCTAAACTGTAGTAAAAAAAATAGTCTGTCATGCCTTGTCACATGGAAAGATTTAACTCACAACtctcacattttttatttatataacatagtttattaattaaaaaaaatggttttaaattttaaaaattttCTTGATGGAGATATGTAAAATTGTCCTACCTTAATAATCATGTTTGGATCCGTGAAATTATGTGTTTCCACAACACTTGCAGGGGTAAGAAGAATAGACATAATGACTCCTAATAGGTATTTTATTATTGTCCTTGTACCTACAAATATGTGAAATTACACTTCATATCAGACAATGCTCAtcatcatcagaaaaaaaaatcccATAAACAGACAAATATTTCACAAGCTTTTTGACCAATGGAATAAAAGAACAACAAACTGCTCGATCTAACAGTGTTTAaataaactttacatttaaattgtCTTAAagatactttattattttaaaggcaCTACAGGGACAGACTGCTAGAAATTTGAAAATAGTGTTAACTGTCTTGATCAAGTTCACAATGTTTATTTCTTAAGGATCACCTAATGCAGGATTGAACTGCAACCTTTTGGATTCCAGACCTCTCTCCACTTTTCCATGTCACACTAATATGACCAAAGAGGATCCATAACTGAAGACATTAAAAAGCCaatctgtttattgtttgcTAAGATGGGAAAACACTTCAGGCACACACCCATACTGCCTTTATTCCAGTGAAGAGAACCAGTGTGAATAGAAAACGTGTGTAACTAAACTGAACTTTCTTTTGAAGCGTGTGACTAAAACTTTAATCTAAATATTTAAGTCATGCTTTACAACCTCTACTCATTTCATTTTAACTCgtacatttttttcttacatGAAACATGAGTAGAAAAACAAAGAATAGATAATGTTCATTcaaatacatacatttataaaaatagtGAGAAAGATTATCAGTTAACTCAGTTAACGTGTTAAatggaaaaatattaaatagagGGACCAGTTTACCATGTAGTTTAAGTAAAACAATAGTAATGTTAATTGTACCTTCACTGGCCATTTTCTTGTTCAAGTCAAAACAGTTCAGCATTTCTTCATAAAAAGAATTTTGGCTTATGCACACATCCTTGTTACAtctgtataaaaatattttgtcatttataaGTACAGTAACTTTTAATGATCACCAGACACATAATGCCATACAGAGATTTTACCATTTTACGCACTTAAATAACTTTAACCAGCAATTATTTCGaaagtttaatttcaaacaTTCATAAACAGTACAGTATGTTTACAAACAACAATAACTATAATGGAACTACTGTGTCTTTAGCCATGATCTATTCTACAGTTACAAACAGTAAAGTCACATCAGCTTAATTATAAAGGACAGATATAAAGGACATCTTAAGGCAATGTTTCGATCTTTCTATAAATGTACCTTTAAAAAGGCagtgtgttttatattataaagaAGAAACTAATTGAGTATTCTTACCTTTTCTCTAGGCAACTAGCCCTGATGTGATGTTCTGAACTATGTTCTGAAGTTATCTCCCTGATTATCTGAGATTCTTAATCACTGATAATTTGTTTCCTTGTAAAATGTTTCCTCCTTTCAATACTCCTGAATTTTCTAGAACTTGATGGGACTTTTCAAACAAcataacaagaaaacaaaactggaatcttttcatttctttaaaatgattgtATTTATTACTTAATTCTATTATGCCATTCATACAGGATGTTTCTTTGACTTACAGTTTACTTTAATACTTATTAGGCTTTAGATagcataaaaaaacttttttaagttttaaaaaagttaatagtggaattaaacaataaatatttCCAAAAGGAAACCATTATTTTCATCTTTGCCTATTTTCAAGACTGTCCAGTCTATACAACAAAACAAATGCTTAAGTAATATATATGTAGTGTTTTCTTTCAGCACAATATTCACTGAATTTTATCGTAAGGACCTTAGTTTTACTTTAAAACTAAAAGGATTACTTGAGTCGGACCATAATAGGGTGAATTTTTTCTTAGGCATAATAATCAAACCAGTATAtggaataaaaatgaaaaatgaacaTAAATCCTTTCTGGAGTGAACAACGTTACCTCTGCTCCTTTCTAAAGAAAAGGGAAACACAAAGACTGAATGACAACATTCCTGGCTACATTCATTTTAATGTACTTGAGCCATGACACGTGAAGGTATGTTTAAAATGCTCACCCCTGTAAACCTGTGTGGCTTTTTCTGAGA
The nucleotide sequence above comes from Paramisgurnus dabryanus chromosome 12, PD_genome_1.1, whole genome shotgun sequence. Encoded proteins:
- the LOC135749723 gene encoding sushi, nidogen and EGF-like domain-containing protein 1, whose translation is MTDVFLVGYEPQFENPCSKLLRVSEREGTSQVRSPDIGSFYPYGIGDTVNGRIDDGSSVVIYLLQQFIFFGHTYNQTYVNNNGHLTFNAAWYSFSPYSFPAYGGIDLIAPFWTDIDNRYNGVISYQQYTSGSVLTQATQDINQYFPDLNFSASWVFVATWDRVAYYSNSGTETSFQVVLISNGNFSFVLMNYGTIAPSQRNVQAGYDTVNSSYYFSITKTLQTFTDLTNSSNVNVSGRWAFRTDLGQGFHISGNLIFLFPDEYLPYLLKVDTEFCTIPMTR